A DNA window from Rossellomorea marisflavi contains the following coding sequences:
- a CDS encoding ABC transporter ATP-binding protein — MEKVLEVKNLHVSFNTHAGEVKAVRGVDLHLDKGETLAIVGESGSGKSVTTKALMRLIPNPPGFIKHGEMMFEGKDLAKIPEKEMQKIRGKDISMIFQDPMTSLNPTMTIGKQIMEPLLKHQNMSKPDAKKRAIELLKLVGLPSPDTRFKQYPHQFSGGQRQRVVIAIALACNPKILIADEPTTALDVTIQAQILELMKDLQNKIDTSIIFITHDLGVVANVADRVAVMYGGQIVETGTVDEIFYDPRHPYTWGLISSMPTTDTDGEQHLSAIPGTPPDLLNPPKGDAFALRSDYAMKIDFEQEPPYYQVSDTHYVKSWLLHPNAPKVEPPEAVKVRYRRMPSNFAEPVLVEGVRV; from the coding sequence ATGGAAAAAGTGTTGGAAGTCAAAAATCTGCACGTCTCCTTTAATACTCATGCTGGAGAAGTGAAAGCCGTTCGCGGTGTGGATTTACACTTAGATAAAGGTGAAACATTGGCGATCGTTGGGGAATCAGGGTCAGGTAAGTCTGTTACGACGAAAGCCCTGATGCGTCTGATCCCGAACCCGCCTGGATTCATCAAGCACGGAGAAATGATGTTCGAAGGAAAAGACCTTGCTAAAATACCTGAGAAGGAAATGCAAAAGATCCGCGGGAAGGATATTTCGATGATCTTCCAGGATCCAATGACTTCCCTGAATCCGACTATGACAATCGGAAAGCAAATCATGGAGCCGCTATTGAAACACCAGAATATGAGCAAACCGGATGCTAAGAAACGAGCCATCGAACTTCTCAAGCTCGTCGGACTGCCGAGTCCGGACACCCGTTTCAAACAGTATCCCCATCAGTTCTCCGGCGGTCAGCGTCAGCGTGTTGTCATCGCGATTGCCCTTGCTTGTAATCCGAAAATCCTGATTGCCGACGAACCGACGACGGCCCTTGATGTAACGATTCAGGCACAGATCCTTGAACTGATGAAAGATCTGCAAAATAAAATCGATACGTCCATCATCTTCATCACCCATGACCTTGGTGTGGTGGCAAATGTAGCAGATCGCGTAGCCGTTATGTATGGCGGACAAATCGTCGAAACTGGAACCGTAGATGAAATCTTCTACGATCCGCGTCATCCGTATACATGGGGACTGATCAGCTCCATGCCGACGACCGACACAGACGGTGAACAGCACCTCAGTGCGATTCCCGGGACGCCTCCGGATCTGTTGAATCCACCTAAGGGGGATGCATTTGCACTAAGGAGCGATTACGCCATGAAGATCGATTTTGAACAGGAACCACCGTACTATCAGGTTTCTGATACACATTATGTGAAATCATGGTTGTTGCATCCGAATGCTCCGAAAGTTGAGCCTCCAGAGGCAGTGAAAGTAAGGTATCGCAGAATGCCTTCCAACTTTGCAGAGCCTGTACTTGTTGAGGGGGTACGTGTATAA
- the opp3C gene encoding oligopeptide ABC transporter permease has translation MEPNKKNQEQLSKDLFQRQKATSAQAEKIERPSLNFYQDAWIRLRKSKGTIIGLIITLIIVFFAFVGPMMNDHKFSDQNIRHAKLPPKIEALSGISWLPFDGKDHEGFDVYEARQVKENYWFGTDDLGRDLWTRVWKGTQVSLYIGILAAVIDFLIGISYGGISGYYGGRVDDIMQRIIEVLVGIPNLIVIILFILVFEPGIFSITMAMVLTGWTSMARIVRGQILQLKNQEFVLASRTLGAPNNRLIFKHLLPNVMGPVIITTMFTVPGAIYTEAFLSFIGLGIAPPKASLGSLVNDGYRSIQSYPHMMLIPSAVISLIILSFNLMADGLRDALDPKLRK, from the coding sequence ATGGAACCAAACAAAAAAAATCAAGAGCAGCTATCAAAAGACCTCTTCCAACGACAAAAAGCAACAAGTGCACAAGCTGAAAAAATTGAACGACCAAGTTTGAACTTCTATCAGGATGCATGGATCCGCCTGCGCAAGAGCAAAGGGACCATCATCGGCTTGATCATTACACTTATTATCGTGTTCTTTGCGTTTGTTGGACCTATGATGAATGATCATAAGTTCTCTGATCAGAATATCCGTCATGCCAAACTTCCTCCGAAAATCGAAGCACTGTCTGGAATCAGCTGGCTTCCGTTTGACGGAAAGGACCATGAAGGATTTGATGTCTATGAAGCGCGTCAAGTCAAAGAGAACTATTGGTTCGGAACAGACGATTTGGGCCGTGACCTATGGACGCGTGTGTGGAAAGGGACTCAAGTTTCCCTTTACATCGGGATCCTTGCGGCCGTCATCGACTTCTTGATCGGAATTTCCTACGGTGGAATCTCGGGATACTATGGTGGAAGAGTCGATGATATCATGCAGCGGATCATCGAAGTCCTTGTGGGTATACCAAACTTGATTGTTATTATTCTCTTTATCCTGGTGTTTGAACCGGGGATATTCTCGATCACCATGGCGATGGTACTGACAGGATGGACGAGTATGGCCCGGATTGTCCGTGGACAGATCCTGCAGCTTAAAAACCAGGAATTCGTATTGGCATCCCGTACATTGGGAGCACCGAATAATCGTTTGATTTTCAAACATCTATTACCGAACGTGATGGGGCCGGTAATCATCACCACGATGTTCACGGTTCCAGGTGCCATCTATACCGAAGCGTTCCTGAGCTTTATCGGACTCGGTATAGCACCGCCTAAGGCATCACTCGGATCATTGGTTAATGACGGGTACAGATCCATTCAATCCTACCCGCATATGATGCTGATTCCATCAGCGGTCATCTCATTGATCATCCTGAGCTTCAACCTCATGGCCGATGGGCTAAGGGATGCTCTTGATCCAAAACTGCGTAAGTAA
- a CDS encoding GNAT family N-acetyltransferase, translated as MHWYEKLNQYFPVEEMKSREHMETLLKERSDIYHKDEGEYHVLMYAELDEFIFIDYLFVSKDARGQGLGSKLLEKLKERNKPILLEVEPVDYDDTDTEKRLKFYKREGFKHAVTIGYARRSLATNEVNPMEILYWAPQDEPEELIYESMKKTYELIHTYKDETFYGESYESVDDVLTLDEDRDGDVLKKL; from the coding sequence ATGCATTGGTATGAGAAGCTAAATCAATATTTTCCTGTAGAAGAAATGAAATCTCGCGAGCATATGGAAACGCTTTTAAAAGAAAGAAGCGATATCTATCACAAAGATGAAGGAGAGTATCATGTCCTTATGTATGCGGAACTCGATGAGTTCATCTTCATCGATTATCTGTTCGTCTCCAAGGATGCCAGGGGTCAAGGTCTTGGCAGCAAACTGCTCGAAAAGCTGAAAGAGAGGAACAAACCGATCCTCTTGGAGGTAGAGCCTGTGGATTATGACGATACCGATACCGAAAAGCGCCTTAAGTTTTATAAACGGGAAGGGTTCAAACATGCCGTGACCATCGGGTATGCAAGAAGGTCCCTCGCAACAAATGAAGTAAATCCCATGGAGATCCTATACTGGGCACCACAGGATGAGCCTGAAGAACTGATTTATGAATCCATGAAAAAAACATACGAACTGATCCATACTTATAAGGATGAAACATTTTACGGTGAATCCTATGAGTCGGTCGACGATGTGCTGACGCTAGATGAGGATCGTGACGGAGATGTATTGAAAAAACTGTGA
- a CDS encoding ABC transporter ATP-binding protein: MAEKLLEIKNLKQYFNPGKSNMVKAVDDISFDIYKGETLGLVGESGCGKSTTGRTIIRLYDATDGQVLFNGDDVHGKKSRSQLKNFNRKMQMIFQDPYASLNPRMKVADIIAEGIDIHGLASNKQDRMKRVHDLLETVGLNKEHAGRYPHEFSGGQRQRIGIARALAVEPDFIIADEPISALDVSIQAQVVNLMQELQKEKGLTYLFIAHDLSMVKYISDRIGVMYYGKLVELAPSDALYNNPLHPYTQSLLSAIPLPDPDYERNRRRKEYNTAVHNYTADDKLEMREVAPGHFVYCSEKEFVQYQAQYKH; this comes from the coding sequence ATGGCTGAAAAATTATTGGAAATCAAAAACCTGAAACAATATTTCAATCCTGGCAAATCAAATATGGTCAAAGCCGTCGATGATATCAGCTTTGATATTTATAAAGGGGAAACGCTCGGCCTTGTTGGGGAATCAGGCTGCGGGAAATCGACTACCGGACGGACCATCATCCGCCTTTATGATGCAACAGACGGTCAAGTGCTCTTTAACGGTGATGATGTACACGGGAAAAAATCCCGTTCGCAGTTGAAGAACTTCAACCGCAAAATGCAGATGATCTTCCAGGATCCATACGCAAGTTTGAATCCGCGTATGAAAGTCGCGGACATCATTGCAGAAGGAATCGATATCCACGGGCTTGCTTCAAATAAACAAGATCGCATGAAGAGGGTGCATGACCTTCTTGAAACAGTCGGACTTAACAAAGAGCATGCCGGCCGCTATCCTCATGAATTCTCAGGGGGTCAGCGTCAGCGTATCGGGATCGCCCGTGCCTTGGCTGTAGAACCTGATTTCATCATTGCCGATGAGCCGATCTCTGCACTGGATGTATCCATCCAGGCACAGGTCGTGAACCTTATGCAGGAGCTTCAAAAAGAAAAGGGACTTACGTACCTGTTCATCGCCCATGATCTTTCTATGGTTAAATACATCAGTGACAGGATCGGGGTCATGTACTACGGTAAACTCGTAGAATTGGCACCAAGTGATGCCCTTTACAACAACCCGTTGCACCCGTACACTCAGTCACTCCTGTCAGCTATTCCACTACCGGATCCTGATTATGAGCGCAACCGCAGAAGGAAAGAATATAATACAGCTGTCCATAACTATACAGCTGATGACAAACTTGAAATGCGCGAAGTCGCACCGGGACATTTCGTCTACTGTTCCGAAAAAGAATTCGTTCAGTATCAAGCTCAATACAAGCATTAA
- a CDS encoding YjbA family protein: MLYLHDVWVNWFEGEENGYNICHFHEWRKEDVIELLDQVPLLKVGKELYHYIENDLSELPRQMLDDVYQKAYLRKNHERIQQDYCFVVTDGTAILAVDTIGYTVPIRKSRLIPRQEQLVYEMVESQEELQYEFKPDQKREEAYHILSPNPFMMSGLTRKERQLKQLLFMALDQLRTSENTAEVRYWYTEWAPEQYRTIQELDFHEAWQMLYEDTKYGWSDKHLSLCENLIKGQPFFEKLWEVENRPKVN, encoded by the coding sequence ATGTTATATCTTCATGATGTATGGGTCAATTGGTTCGAAGGGGAAGAAAACGGATATAATATCTGCCATTTTCACGAATGGAGAAAAGAGGACGTCATCGAGCTGCTGGATCAAGTTCCTCTATTGAAAGTCGGCAAAGAGTTGTATCATTACATCGAGAATGATTTATCAGAATTACCTCGGCAGATGCTGGATGATGTGTATCAAAAAGCGTATCTCAGAAAGAACCATGAACGCATCCAGCAGGATTATTGCTTCGTGGTCACCGATGGCACGGCGATTCTGGCGGTCGATACGATCGGCTATACCGTCCCGATCAGGAAGAGCCGGCTGATTCCCCGTCAGGAACAGTTGGTATATGAAATGGTGGAGAGTCAAGAGGAGCTTCAATATGAGTTCAAACCCGATCAAAAGCGGGAGGAAGCATACCACATCCTTTCCCCGAACCCGTTCATGATGAGCGGGCTGACACGGAAGGAAAGGCAGTTGAAGCAACTTCTTTTCATGGCGCTCGATCAACTTCGCACCTCGGAGAACACTGCTGAAGTGAGATATTGGTATACCGAGTGGGCCCCGGAACAGTACAGGACGATCCAGGAGCTCGATTTCCATGAAGCATGGCAGATGCTTTATGAAGATACAAAATACGGATGGTCCGATAAACATCTTTCACTCTGCGAAAATCTGATCAAAGGGCAACCATTCTTTGAAAAGCTGTGGGAAGTGGAGAATCGTCCGAAAGTAAATTGA
- a CDS encoding putative glycoside hydrolase, whose protein sequence is MKWKKWATAAAGIAVLCALPFQVADAEGTGKEAGTHQVRAMAMKEKDGSVSPRFKYDSGLNFEYPDAVRGIYVTGHSAGGSKFGQLTKLIEETDLNAMVVDIKDDNGNLTYVPDKPSPYHDIGQPFIKDPKQVLKTMEEKEIYPIARVVVFKDTVLANKKPELSFVDGNDVWKNGRGESFVNPFMKEVWDYNVGIAIEAAKMGFKEIQFDYVRFPEGFENRDDELKYDGGTYTSEDSDNVQKRVHAVTDFVEYAHKQLEPYDVEVSVDIFGYSATLPEAPGIGQNFSKISENVDVISSMIYPSHWTSYFGIDKPDLEPYKLVAEYSKLENKKLGELKNPPTSRPWLQDFTASWLGSGNYKAYGKAEVEAQIKALNDNGINEFLLWDAGNSYTRGVDYTP, encoded by the coding sequence TTGAAGTGGAAAAAATGGGCTACCGCTGCAGCAGGGATCGCGGTATTGTGTGCGCTTCCTTTTCAGGTGGCAGATGCAGAAGGAACTGGAAAAGAAGCTGGAACGCATCAAGTAAGGGCGATGGCCATGAAGGAAAAGGATGGGAGCGTGTCTCCCCGCTTTAAGTACGATTCCGGCTTGAACTTTGAATATCCGGATGCCGTCCGCGGTATTTATGTTACGGGGCATTCAGCGGGTGGTTCGAAATTCGGACAGCTGACGAAGCTGATCGAAGAGACAGACCTTAATGCAATGGTCGTGGATATCAAAGATGATAACGGGAATCTGACGTATGTACCGGATAAGCCCTCACCCTATCACGATATTGGCCAACCTTTCATTAAAGACCCCAAACAGGTGTTGAAGACGATGGAAGAGAAGGAGATTTATCCGATCGCAAGGGTAGTGGTCTTCAAGGATACGGTCCTGGCCAACAAAAAACCTGAACTTTCATTCGTAGACGGGAATGATGTATGGAAAAACGGTCGCGGGGAATCATTCGTCAATCCCTTCATGAAGGAAGTATGGGATTACAATGTAGGTATTGCCATCGAAGCGGCGAAGATGGGATTCAAGGAAATCCAGTTTGATTATGTCCGATTCCCTGAAGGATTTGAAAATCGGGACGATGAGTTGAAGTATGACGGCGGTACATACACAAGTGAAGACTCCGATAACGTTCAAAAGCGCGTGCATGCCGTTACGGACTTTGTCGAATACGCCCACAAACAGCTTGAGCCGTATGATGTTGAAGTATCGGTCGATATTTTCGGCTACAGTGCCACATTGCCTGAAGCTCCGGGAATCGGTCAGAATTTCTCCAAGATTTCAGAAAATGTCGATGTGATTTCATCCATGATCTACCCGAGTCACTGGACGTCTTATTTTGGCATCGACAAGCCTGATCTCGAGCCGTACAAACTTGTTGCTGAATATTCCAAGCTTGAAAATAAAAAACTCGGTGAGCTGAAGAATCCCCCTACTTCACGTCCGTGGCTGCAGGACTTTACGGCTTCATGGCTCGGTTCGGGGAATTATAAAGCGTATGGAAAAGCAGAAGTGGAGGCACAGATCAAAGCACTCAATGATAATGGAATCAACGAGTTCCTGCTATGGGATGCAGGCAACTCCTACACACGGGGTGTGGACTACACGCCTTGA
- a CDS encoding peptide ABC transporter substrate-binding protein, with protein MKKKFSLLLVLLLAVSTFLAACGGDKKTDGKKEGAAGGSDTKDEQVLNLAEASEIPSMDSALATDAVSFNVMNQVYEGLYRLGENDEAELGIAAEEPEVSEDGKKYTFKLRDAKWSNGDPVTAQDFVYGWQRVLNPDTAAEYAYIMSDVKNASKVNEGKAKPEELGIKALDEKTLEIELETEVPYFKALLSFATFYPQNQKFIEEQGDKYGLEADTSVYNGPFTLSEWKHEQSFKLSKNKDYWDADTVKLDEVNFSIVKDTTTAVNLYETNKIDRVGLSAEFVDKYKNDENFKTRGEASVFFLRLNQDSKNSEILKNENARKAFDSAYDKQGMVDVLLNNGSVPAYYLVPKDFVTGPDGKEYRETAGEAFGGFDVEKAKDYWAKAKKETGIDNVELELLNYDSESSAKIGEYFKEQLESNLDGLTVKIKAQPFKQKLDLESKGDYDFSFAGWGPDYPDPMTFLDMFVTDGAHNQMGYSNPEFDKLIEQAKTELSSDPEARWQAMVDAEKILFDDQAISPIYQRGVSYLERPYVKNVLDHSFGADYSYKWASIEN; from the coding sequence ATGAAGAAAAAGTTTTCTTTATTACTGGTTCTTCTTCTAGCTGTGAGTACTTTCTTGGCTGCCTGTGGCGGAGACAAGAAGACTGACGGCAAAAAAGAAGGGGCAGCTGGGGGATCTGACACGAAAGACGAGCAAGTATTGAATCTTGCCGAAGCTTCCGAAATCCCGTCAATGGATTCAGCTCTTGCAACGGATGCAGTATCATTCAACGTTATGAACCAGGTGTATGAAGGTCTTTACCGCCTTGGTGAAAACGATGAGGCTGAGCTGGGTATCGCTGCTGAAGAGCCTGAAGTAAGTGAAGACGGTAAAAAGTATACATTCAAGCTACGTGATGCAAAATGGTCTAACGGTGACCCTGTCACTGCACAAGACTTCGTATACGGATGGCAACGTGTTCTAAATCCAGACACAGCAGCTGAGTATGCGTACATCATGTCTGATGTTAAAAATGCTTCTAAAGTAAACGAAGGTAAAGCAAAACCTGAAGAGCTTGGAATCAAAGCACTTGATGAAAAAACTCTTGAAATCGAATTGGAAACAGAAGTTCCTTACTTCAAAGCATTGCTTTCTTTCGCAACATTCTACCCGCAAAACCAAAAGTTCATTGAAGAACAAGGCGACAAATATGGTCTAGAAGCTGATACTTCTGTATACAATGGACCTTTCACACTTTCTGAGTGGAAGCATGAGCAAAGCTTCAAACTTTCTAAAAACAAAGATTACTGGGATGCTGACACTGTTAAACTTGACGAAGTTAACTTCAGCATTGTAAAAGATACAACAACTGCAGTTAACCTTTATGAAACAAACAAAATCGACAGGGTTGGCCTAAGCGCTGAGTTTGTTGACAAGTACAAAAATGATGAAAACTTCAAAACACGTGGAGAAGCATCTGTATTCTTCCTTCGTTTGAATCAAGACTCTAAGAACTCTGAGATTCTGAAAAATGAAAATGCACGTAAAGCATTCGACTCAGCATACGACAAGCAAGGTATGGTCGACGTTCTATTGAACAACGGATCTGTACCAGCTTACTACCTCGTTCCTAAAGATTTCGTAACAGGTCCTGATGGAAAAGAATACCGTGAAACTGCCGGAGAAGCATTTGGTGGATTCGACGTTGAAAAAGCAAAAGATTACTGGGCAAAAGCTAAGAAAGAAACTGGCATCGACAATGTTGAGCTTGAGCTACTGAACTATGACAGCGAAAGTTCTGCGAAAATCGGTGAGTACTTCAAAGAGCAACTTGAGTCAAACCTTGACGGATTGACTGTTAAGATCAAAGCTCAACCATTCAAGCAAAAGCTTGATCTAGAATCAAAAGGTGACTATGACTTCTCCTTCGCAGGATGGGGTCCGGATTATCCAGATCCGATGACGTTCCTGGATATGTTCGTAACAGATGGTGCACATAACCAAATGGGTTACTCTAACCCTGAATTTGACAAATTGATCGAGCAAGCTAAGACTGAGCTTTCTTCTGATCCAGAAGCTCGCTGGCAAGCAATGGTTGATGCTGAAAAGATCCTCTTCGATGATCAAGCAATCAGCCCGATCTACCAACGAGGTGTTTCTTACCTTGAGCGTCCATACGTGAAAAACGTATTGGATCACTCTTTCGGAGCTGACTATTCTTACAAGTGGGCTTCTATCGAGAACTAA
- a CDS encoding DUF3899 domain-containing protein: MMKRLRVLPLITLLYLAAVYLVRYMNGSDLLLSLIDTLFIVGISYASVAALMFVFQNGFLNGILYAFRRFRSRSKKDEYVAQFDEMEERKEIHEVYAVREPFRLTAPLFYIGILSLAVSLILSYSLYT; encoded by the coding sequence ATGATGAAACGTTTACGCGTCCTGCCGCTGATCACCTTGCTCTACCTCGCAGCGGTTTATCTTGTCCGCTATATGAACGGATCGGATCTGCTCCTTTCCCTCATTGACACTTTATTCATCGTCGGAATTTCTTATGCATCCGTTGCTGCCCTGATGTTTGTTTTTCAGAACGGATTCTTGAACGGGATCCTGTATGCGTTCAGACGTTTCAGGTCAAGATCGAAAAAAGATGAATACGTGGCGCAGTTCGATGAGATGGAGGAGCGGAAAGAAATACACGAGGTGTATGCAGTGAGAGAACCATTCCGTCTGACGGCACCCCTTTTTTATATCGGGATCCTCTCCCTTGCCGTCTCCCTGATCCTTTCATACTCTCTCTATACTTGA
- a CDS encoding DUF2268 domain-containing protein, whose amino-acid sequence MGKVSSFEKRYKRKWKGPDVPIYLFPIESRAGLFRSSTKKSGVCFPDEIFLFLQTLENEKEYESLFVHEYHHCTRMKRLGKKEEEYTLLDSIIFEGLAENAVREYCGVDYVAPWTRKYSEGDLSGWYAEWIKPSLDLTRKDALHDELLHGKGKYPDLLGYAAGYQIVRAFLEKNGLNSVKAMGLPSSAFLK is encoded by the coding sequence ATGGGGAAGGTATCTTCTTTTGAGAAAAGATATAAAAGAAAGTGGAAGGGACCGGATGTGCCTATCTATCTATTCCCCATTGAGTCAAGGGCTGGACTTTTCAGGTCGTCGACAAAGAAATCCGGGGTATGTTTCCCTGATGAAATCTTTCTTTTCCTCCAAACGCTCGAAAACGAAAAAGAATACGAATCGCTATTTGTGCATGAGTACCATCATTGCACCAGGATGAAAAGGCTTGGTAAAAAAGAAGAAGAGTATACGCTCCTTGATTCCATCATATTTGAAGGCCTTGCAGAGAATGCCGTGAGAGAATATTGCGGCGTTGATTACGTGGCACCTTGGACAAGGAAATACAGTGAAGGGGATTTGTCCGGGTGGTACGCGGAGTGGATCAAACCGAGCTTGGATCTGACAAGGAAGGATGCTCTTCACGATGAACTTCTTCATGGGAAAGGGAAGTACCCTGATCTTCTTGGATATGCCGCAGGCTATCAGATCGTCCGGGCCTTTTTAGAGAAGAATGGGCTGAATAGCGTGAAAGCCATGGGACTCCCATCATCTGCATTCTTGAAGTAG
- the opp3b gene encoding oligopeptide ABC transporter permease — protein MVKYTIKRIVYMIITLLIIATATFFLMKLLPGTPLTNQERLSPQQQQIILDKYGLNDPLPVQYVTYMTNLVQGDLGLSFQYDNRPVSQMIADRIGPSALLGFQAMVLGTIVGLIIGIIAAIRQNTWVDYGSTFLAVLGISIPSFVFAALLQYYVGVKWELLPVALWGEYKNTILPTLALTVGVVATIARYMRTEMIEILNTDYILLAKAKGTTNTNVIVKHGVRNAMIPIITILGPMTVGIMTGTMVIEQIFAVPGLGEQFVRSINTNDYTVIMGVTLFYSVLLVAVIFLVDILYGIIDPRIRLVGGKK, from the coding sequence ATGGTCAAATATACTATCAAGCGTATTGTTTATATGATCATCACTTTGCTTATTATTGCAACCGCCACATTCTTCTTGATGAAGCTCCTTCCAGGAACTCCACTCACAAATCAAGAGAGACTGTCTCCGCAACAACAACAAATCATCCTAGATAAATACGGACTCAATGATCCACTGCCGGTTCAGTATGTCACCTATATGACGAACCTGGTACAAGGGGACTTGGGTTTGTCATTCCAATATGACAATCGTCCGGTTTCTCAAATGATCGCTGACCGTATAGGACCTTCCGCACTACTTGGTTTCCAAGCAATGGTATTAGGTACGATCGTCGGTTTGATTATAGGGATCATTGCGGCTATCAGACAGAACACCTGGGTTGACTATGGCTCTACATTCCTGGCCGTTCTGGGTATTTCAATTCCTTCTTTCGTATTTGCAGCGCTTCTGCAATACTATGTGGGAGTTAAATGGGAACTGCTTCCGGTAGCGTTATGGGGAGAGTATAAAAACACCATCCTTCCGACCCTCGCTTTGACAGTAGGGGTAGTCGCAACGATCGCCCGTTATATGAGAACTGAAATGATCGAAATCCTTAACACAGATTATATTTTGTTGGCTAAAGCAAAAGGGACAACAAACACAAATGTCATCGTGAAACACGGCGTCCGGAATGCCATGATTCCAATCATTACGATCCTTGGGCCGATGACTGTCGGTATCATGACAGGAACAATGGTTATTGAACAGATTTTTGCTGTGCCCGGATTAGGGGAGCAATTCGTCCGTTCAATCAATACAAATGATTATACGGTCATCATGGGTGTAACATTATTCTATAGTGTTCTTCTTGTTGCCGTCATTTTCTTGGTGGATATCCTTTATGGAATTATTGATCCGCGTATTCGTCTAGTTGGAGGGAAGAAATAA
- the trpS gene encoding tryptophan--tRNA ligase, which translates to MKTIFSGIQPSGTITLGNYIGAMKQFTELQEEYDCYFCVVDQHAITVAQDKAELRKNIRSLAALYIACGIDPEKATLFIQSEVPAHAQAGWILQCVTYIGELERMTQFKDKSHGKEAVSAGLLTYPPLMAADILLYGTDLVPVGEDQKQHLELTRNLAERFNKKYNDIFTVPEVRIPKVGARVMSLQDPQKKMSKSDENKKAFITLLDDPKVIEKKIKSAVTDSDGIVRFDREEKPGVSNLLSIYSILEGTPIAELEERYDGKGYGDFKGDLAKVVVDAIKPIQDRYYELIDSEELDDILDRGAEKANRTAGKMLKKMEKAMGLGRKERKKR; encoded by the coding sequence ATGAAAACGATTTTTAGCGGCATTCAGCCGAGCGGAACGATCACGCTGGGAAATTATATCGGGGCTATGAAGCAATTCACGGAGCTTCAGGAAGAGTATGATTGCTATTTCTGCGTGGTGGACCAGCATGCAATCACCGTTGCACAGGATAAAGCGGAACTGCGCAAAAACATCCGCAGCCTTGCTGCCCTATACATTGCTTGCGGGATCGATCCCGAGAAAGCCACGCTGTTCATTCAGTCGGAGGTGCCCGCGCACGCACAGGCAGGGTGGATCCTGCAGTGCGTAACCTATATCGGGGAACTTGAGCGCATGACTCAGTTCAAGGATAAATCCCACGGAAAAGAAGCTGTATCGGCCGGTCTCCTTACCTACCCTCCCCTCATGGCGGCTGATATTCTGCTCTATGGTACCGATCTAGTCCCTGTCGGTGAGGACCAGAAACAGCATCTTGAGCTTACCCGGAACCTTGCGGAGCGTTTCAACAAGAAATACAACGATATCTTCACGGTTCCAGAGGTGCGCATCCCGAAGGTGGGCGCACGCGTGATGTCCCTTCAAGATCCACAGAAGAAAATGAGCAAATCCGACGAAAACAAAAAAGCGTTCATTACACTGCTGGATGATCCAAAGGTGATTGAAAAGAAAATCAAGAGCGCTGTGACGGATTCCGATGGGATCGTGCGATTCGACCGGGAGGAAAAACCCGGGGTTTCGAATCTTCTATCCATCTATTCGATTCTTGAAGGCACGCCGATTGCCGAACTTGAAGAGCGATATGATGGAAAAGGCTACGGTGATTTCAAGGGCGATCTTGCCAAAGTGGTCGTTGATGCCATCAAGCCGATTCAAGACCGCTATTACGAGCTCATTGATTCAGAGGAGCTTGACGACATCCTCGACCGCGGAGCTGAAAAAGCGAATCGTACGGCCGGGAAGATGCTAAAGAAAATGGAAAAGGCCATGGGCCTTGGAAGAAAAGAACGGAAAAAGCGATAA